One window of the Azospirillum sp. TSH58 genome contains the following:
- a CDS encoding MFS transporter — MDTSNRAGGAPSPRSWRTPGFVIACGCLIAMLAFGPRSSMGLFTAPLSEAHGWGRDVFALSIAIQNLVWGIGTPFAGALCDRYGPALVLGISGILYALGLALMPYADTPLMLHLSSGLLIGLGLAGASFGIVIAGFSRIVPPEKRSWSMGVATAAGSMGQFLFAPTGQAFIAAYGWQTALILFGASMMMIPVLASSFAGAGGGKSAQAVTGADIGFAATIRQAFKHRSYVLLVTGFFVCGFQLAFITTHLPPYLTAAGISPGLASWAMALIGLFNVVGSYMSGVLGGKMSKRLLLCANYTLRGLVTAIFILLPVTPVSVILYAAAMGLLWLSTVPPTSGLVVLMFGTRYLGMLYGFAFLSHQVGGFLGVWLGGVLYERVGSYDVVWWASVALALAAAVVNWPIAEKPAPALAAEAKA, encoded by the coding sequence TTGGACACCAGCAACCGGGCGGGCGGGGCGCCTTCGCCCCGCTCCTGGCGGACGCCGGGATTCGTCATCGCCTGCGGCTGCCTGATCGCCATGCTGGCGTTCGGCCCGCGGTCCAGCATGGGCCTGTTCACCGCCCCCCTGTCGGAGGCGCACGGCTGGGGCCGCGACGTCTTCGCCCTGTCGATCGCCATCCAGAATCTGGTCTGGGGCATCGGCACCCCCTTCGCCGGCGCGCTGTGCGACCGCTACGGCCCGGCGCTGGTCCTGGGGATCAGCGGGATTCTCTACGCGCTGGGGCTGGCGCTGATGCCCTACGCCGACACGCCGCTGATGCTGCATCTCAGCTCCGGCCTGCTGATCGGTCTGGGTCTGGCCGGGGCGTCCTTCGGCATCGTCATCGCCGGCTTCAGCCGCATCGTCCCGCCGGAGAAGCGGAGCTGGTCGATGGGCGTGGCCACCGCCGCCGGCTCGATGGGCCAGTTCCTGTTCGCCCCCACCGGCCAGGCCTTCATCGCCGCCTATGGCTGGCAGACGGCGCTGATCCTGTTCGGCGCCTCGATGATGATGATCCCGGTGCTCGCCTCCTCCTTCGCCGGGGCGGGCGGGGGGAAGAGCGCGCAGGCGGTCACCGGCGCCGACATCGGCTTCGCCGCGACGATCCGGCAGGCCTTCAAGCACCGCAGCTACGTGCTTCTCGTCACCGGCTTCTTCGTCTGCGGCTTCCAACTCGCCTTCATCACCACGCACCTGCCGCCCTACCTGACCGCCGCCGGCATCAGCCCCGGCCTCGCCTCCTGGGCAATGGCGCTGATCGGGCTGTTCAACGTGGTCGGCTCCTACATGTCGGGCGTGCTGGGCGGCAAGATGAGCAAACGCCTGCTGCTCTGCGCCAATTACACGCTGCGCGGCCTGGTCACGGCGATTTTCATCCTGCTGCCGGTCACCCCGGTTTCGGTGATCCTCTACGCCGCGGCGATGGGCCTGCTCTGGCTGTCCACCGTGCCGCCGACCTCCGGCCTCGTCGTCCTGATGTTCGGCACGCGCTATCTCGGCATGCTCTACGGCTTCGCCTTCCTCAGCCATCAGGTGGGCGGATTCCTCGGCGTGTGGCTGGGCGGCGTGCTGTACGAGCGCGTCGGCTCCTACGACGTGGTGTGGTGGGCCAGCGTGGCCCTGGCCCTGGCCGCCGCGGTGGTCAACTGGCCGATCGCCGAGAAGCCCGCCCCCGCCCTGGCGGCGGAAGCGAAGGCCTGA
- a CDS encoding glutathionylspermidine synthase family protein: MKPRADWRPGLRKYPFGVRAMNAGAFWREDVRYEFSAHQIDLIESVADELHTMLREALRATVDGRALARLGVRGGVARLLEASWNDYWAAGRLNERAGALIGRLTLAYDGRDSVKLLACNYDTPEGLFAASIIQRNWREALMGDANQFNGLHEGLVERWEELAAGMPGRGLVHLACATPDPMRESELVYLAATAAEAGIATHLLPLQSLGWDGQRFIDDEGRAASWLAKIYPWQGLADDAFLQKLRMGGMSMLSPLWCWPMSNHGLLATLWALYPRHPNLCRAALDPEELAGCDAVTERSLFGLDDAAQRMTAHGRAISDTGGAEYPGGRVWLETPPIFEEEGVHALLHCWIIGDKCLGMSVRESADPRVGSDAAMVPHIFRG; encoded by the coding sequence ATGAAACCCCGTGCGGATTGGCGTCCGGGGCTCCGCAAATACCCCTTCGGCGTCCGCGCCATGAACGCCGGCGCCTTCTGGCGCGAGGATGTGCGGTACGAATTCTCCGCGCATCAGATCGACCTGATCGAGAGCGTCGCCGACGAGCTGCACACCATGCTGCGCGAGGCGCTGCGCGCGACGGTGGACGGGCGGGCGCTGGCCCGGCTGGGGGTCCGCGGCGGCGTGGCGCGGCTGCTGGAAGCCTCCTGGAACGACTATTGGGCCGCGGGCCGGCTGAACGAGCGGGCCGGCGCGCTGATCGGGCGGCTGACGCTGGCCTATGACGGGCGCGATTCGGTCAAGCTGCTGGCCTGCAACTACGACACGCCGGAGGGGCTGTTCGCCGCCTCGATCATCCAGCGCAACTGGCGCGAGGCCCTGATGGGCGACGCCAACCAGTTCAACGGCCTGCACGAAGGGCTGGTGGAGCGCTGGGAGGAGCTGGCGGCGGGCATGCCGGGCCGCGGCCTCGTCCATCTCGCCTGCGCCACCCCCGACCCGATGCGCGAGAGCGAGCTGGTCTATCTGGCCGCCACCGCGGCGGAGGCCGGAATCGCCACGCATCTACTGCCGCTGCAGAGCCTGGGCTGGGACGGCCAGCGCTTCATCGACGACGAGGGGCGGGCGGCCTCCTGGCTGGCGAAGATCTACCCCTGGCAGGGGCTGGCCGACGACGCCTTCCTGCAGAAGCTGCGGATGGGCGGCATGAGCATGCTGTCGCCGCTGTGGTGCTGGCCGATGTCGAACCATGGGCTGCTGGCGACGCTCTGGGCGCTCTACCCGCGCCATCCCAACCTGTGCCGCGCCGCGCTGGACCCCGAGGAGCTGGCCGGTTGCGACGCGGTGACGGAGCGCAGCCTGTTCGGGCTGGACGACGCGGCCCAGCGCATGACGGCGCACGGCCGGGCCATCTCGGACACCGGCGGCGCCGAGTATCCGGGAGGGCGGGTCTGGCTGGAAACCCCGCCGATCTTCGAGGAGGAGGGCGTCCACGCGCTCCTGCACTGCTGGATCATCGGGGACAAGTGCCTGGGCATGTCGGTCCGTGAATCGGCGGACCCGCGGGTCGGCTCCGACGCGGCGATGGTGCCGCACATCTTCCGCGGCTGA
- a CDS encoding alpha/beta fold hydrolase: MTGDNATIPPRPTPRLGPRPLALHLATVAATLLSSSAGLPHLRNGSLPWKPHLRERAEDLRRRIAAADADAFAQAVDREVRRQLSLALTGIERYRRHPYRRDLPDPPVLWTEGASRLLDYGALGPATGTPVLFVPSLVNRHYILDLSARKSLMRWLAAQGLRPFLIDWGTPGPRERRYSLTDYIAGRLERALAAVVEAVGRPVPVVGYCMGGLLATALAQRRPKEVAALGLLATPWDFHAEDAAMARRAATFFQPFGPLLDAWGELPVDVLQGLFAQLDPLLALKKFSQFARMEPDSRAALAFVSLEDWLNDGVPLVAGVARDTLAGWYGRNDTARGEWLVAGLPVEPARLRMPVLALIPERDRIVPPSSAVALARSIGSAQMIRPPLGHIGMVVSAGAETGVWRPLAEWLSAAG; the protein is encoded by the coding sequence GTGACCGGGGACAACGCCACGATCCCCCCGCGCCCCACCCCGCGGCTGGGGCCCCGGCCCCTGGCGCTGCATCTGGCGACGGTGGCGGCGACACTGCTCAGCTCCTCCGCCGGATTGCCGCACTTGAGGAACGGCTCGCTGCCATGGAAGCCGCATCTGCGGGAGCGGGCGGAGGACCTGCGCCGGCGGATCGCCGCGGCCGACGCGGACGCGTTCGCCCAGGCGGTTGACCGGGAGGTCCGCCGCCAGCTCTCCCTCGCCTTGACGGGGATCGAGCGCTACCGCCGCCACCCCTACCGCCGCGATCTGCCCGACCCGCCGGTGCTGTGGACGGAAGGGGCGTCCCGCCTGCTCGACTACGGCGCCCTCGGCCCGGCGACCGGCACGCCTGTGCTGTTCGTGCCGTCGCTGGTCAACCGCCATTACATCCTCGACCTGTCGGCGCGCAAAAGCCTGATGCGCTGGCTGGCCGCGCAGGGCTTGCGCCCTTTCCTGATCGACTGGGGCACGCCCGGCCCGCGGGAGCGGCGCTACAGCCTGACCGACTACATCGCCGGGCGGCTGGAGCGGGCCCTGGCCGCGGTGGTGGAGGCGGTGGGCCGTCCGGTTCCGGTGGTCGGCTACTGCATGGGCGGGCTGCTCGCCACCGCGCTGGCGCAGCGCCGCCCCAAGGAGGTCGCGGCGCTCGGCCTGCTCGCCACCCCCTGGGACTTCCACGCCGAGGACGCGGCCATGGCCCGCCGCGCCGCCACCTTCTTCCAGCCTTTCGGCCCGCTGCTCGACGCCTGGGGGGAGTTGCCGGTGGACGTGCTGCAGGGGCTGTTCGCCCAGCTCGACCCGCTGCTGGCGCTGAAGAAATTCTCGCAGTTCGCCCGCATGGAGCCGGACAGCCGCGCCGCGCTCGCCTTCGTGTCGTTGGAGGACTGGCTGAACGACGGGGTGCCGCTGGTCGCCGGGGTGGCCCGCGACACGCTGGCCGGCTGGTACGGCCGCAACGACACGGCGCGCGGCGAATGGCTGGTCGCCGGCCTGCCGGTGGAGCCGGCGCGGCTGCGGATGCCGGTCCTGGCGCTGATCCCGGAGCGCGACCGCATCGTTCCGCCGTCCTCCGCCGTGGCCTTGGCAAGATCAATCGGCAGCGCGCAAATGATCAGGCCGCCGCTCGGTCATATTGGCATGGTGGTCAGCGCCGGTGCCGAAACAGGCGTTTGGCGACCCCTGGCCGAATGGCTTAGTGCGGCAGGATAA
- the phbB gene encoding acetoacetyl-CoA reductase, whose translation MARVAIVTGGTRGIGEAISVALKDAGYVVAANYAGNDEKAKEFSARTGIAVYKFDVSDFDAVKDGIAKITAELGPVDVVVNNAGITRDGVIHRMTPQQWNDVIATNLTSCFNLCRNVIDGMRERGFGRIVNIGSVNGQAGQYGQVNYAAAKSGIHGFTKALAQEGAAKGVTVNAIAPGYIDTDMVRAVPPNVLEKIVARIPVGRLGKAEEIARGVLFLVGDDAGFITGSTLSINGGQHMY comes from the coding sequence ATGGCTCGAGTTGCAATCGTCACGGGCGGAACGCGCGGTATCGGCGAAGCCATCTCCGTCGCGTTGAAGGACGCCGGCTATGTCGTCGCCGCCAACTACGCCGGCAATGATGAGAAGGCGAAGGAATTCTCGGCCCGCACGGGCATCGCGGTCTACAAGTTCGACGTGTCGGACTTCGACGCCGTGAAGGACGGCATCGCGAAGATCACCGCCGAACTCGGGCCGGTGGACGTGGTGGTCAACAACGCGGGCATCACCCGCGACGGCGTGATCCACCGCATGACCCCGCAGCAGTGGAACGACGTCATCGCGACGAACCTGACCTCCTGCTTCAACCTGTGCCGCAACGTCATCGACGGCATGCGCGAGCGCGGCTTCGGCCGCATCGTCAACATCGGCTCGGTCAACGGCCAGGCCGGCCAGTACGGCCAAGTGAACTACGCCGCCGCCAAGTCGGGCATCCACGGCTTCACCAAGGCGCTGGCCCAGGAGGGTGCGGCCAAGGGCGTCACCGTCAACGCCATCGCGCCGGGCTACATCGACACCGACATGGTGCGCGCGGTGCCGCCCAACGTGCTGGAGAAGATCGTCGCCCGCATCCCGGTCGGCCGTCTCGGCAAGGCCGAGGAGATCGCCCGCGGCGTGCTGTTCCTGGTCGGCGACGACGCCGGCTTCATCACCGGCTCGACCCTGTCGATCAACGGCGGTCAGCACATGTACTGA
- a CDS encoding mechanosensitive ion channel domain-containing protein produces MTSDDRAPRLPAARLRALRGLLALLLLLTAALGSIATPASAQIPTPAPPAQAEAAPDPEEIARLRQTLEDPERRAALLGQLRALEQAEAAAAPAEPDGIGTRLLTLLSTRLDGLGQEAALAGDALLNAPQGLHWLERQVSDPAQRAAWGWLAAELVLVVVVGQGARLIAIRTLRRPRAMLAARPIHSTLAKVPLLLVRSLFDLAPIVAFAAAGFGVLALFDPPPVVRVLGVTFLNASIFVQIVLLVVRALLAPASPNLRLIPMSDGSALRLLRWCRTIAITTLYGLFLAEAARRLGLPAQSYSALVTLVGLVVAVMLAVLVLQSREAVAARLRGGIAAAQPLSDVVSPVPPGRRAAGAGRMLRAAGRRVADVWHAIAILYIIVLFGIWALEISGGLLFVVQATAVTLVVAGVARLIGRGITRAAAAILERMDRRRGHSAWAAGRLRRYVAPTARLLHGAVAVLGGLVVLNAWGLDVWGWLQTAIGLRIVASGLSLLLVGAIALAVWEVTNGLIERHLATTDRNGRAIQRSARVRTLLPLLRSALLVVLLTLVTLITLSELGLNIGPLLAGAGVVGLAVGFGAQTLVKDVITGLFILFEDTISVGDVVNVGGKGGLVEGMNIRTIRLRDFDGTVHTIPFSAVTSVSNMTKDFSYYVFDVAIPYHENADRVVSVLHGIGDELRKDPRFAPLILEPLEVLGVDSFQESAAVIKARIKTLPIQQWNVGREFNGRMKARFIELGIDFPLPQRTLHIARGAAEALAGMGGEARAAGTGRMRHAGAAE; encoded by the coding sequence ATGACTTCCGACGACCGTGCCCCACGGCTTCCCGCCGCCCGCCTCCGCGCCTTGCGCGGCCTTCTCGCCCTCCTTCTCCTGCTGACCGCCGCGCTTGGGAGCATCGCCACCCCGGCGTCGGCGCAGATCCCGACGCCCGCCCCGCCGGCCCAGGCCGAGGCGGCTCCCGATCCGGAGGAGATCGCCCGCCTGCGCCAGACGCTGGAGGACCCGGAGCGCCGTGCCGCCCTGCTCGGCCAGCTCCGCGCCCTGGAGCAGGCGGAGGCCGCCGCGGCACCGGCGGAACCGGACGGGATCGGCACCCGCCTGCTCACCCTGCTGTCGACCCGGCTCGACGGGCTGGGGCAGGAGGCCGCGCTGGCCGGCGACGCCCTGCTCAACGCGCCGCAGGGGCTGCATTGGCTGGAGCGGCAGGTGTCCGACCCGGCGCAGCGCGCCGCCTGGGGCTGGCTGGCCGCCGAGCTGGTGCTGGTGGTGGTGGTCGGGCAGGGCGCCCGGCTGATCGCCATCCGCACGCTGCGGCGCCCGCGCGCCATGCTGGCGGCCCGGCCCATCCATTCGACCCTCGCCAAGGTGCCGCTGCTGCTGGTGCGGTCGCTGTTCGATCTGGCGCCCATCGTGGCCTTTGCCGCCGCGGGCTTCGGCGTGCTGGCTCTGTTCGACCCGCCGCCGGTGGTGCGGGTCCTCGGCGTCACCTTCCTCAACGCCAGCATCTTCGTGCAGATCGTTCTTCTGGTCGTCCGGGCGCTGCTCGCTCCGGCCTCGCCCAACCTGCGGCTGATCCCGATGAGCGACGGCTCGGCCCTGCGGCTGCTGCGCTGGTGCCGGACCATCGCCATCACCACGCTCTACGGCCTGTTCCTGGCCGAGGCGGCGCGGCGGCTCGGCCTGCCGGCGCAGAGCTACAGCGCGCTGGTGACCCTGGTCGGTCTGGTCGTCGCCGTCATGCTGGCGGTGCTGGTGCTGCAGAGCCGGGAGGCGGTGGCCGCGCGCCTGCGCGGCGGGATCGCGGCGGCGCAGCCGCTGTCCGACGTGGTGTCGCCGGTTCCGCCCGGACGCCGCGCCGCCGGGGCGGGGCGGATGCTGCGCGCCGCCGGCCGCCGCGTGGCCGACGTCTGGCACGCCATCGCCATCCTCTACATCATCGTTTTGTTCGGCATCTGGGCGCTGGAGATCAGCGGCGGGCTGCTGTTCGTGGTGCAGGCGACGGCGGTGACGCTGGTGGTCGCCGGTGTCGCGCGGCTGATCGGGCGGGGGATCACCCGCGCCGCCGCGGCGATTCTGGAGCGCATGGACCGCCGGCGGGGACACTCGGCCTGGGCGGCGGGGCGGCTGCGCCGCTACGTCGCCCCCACCGCGCGGCTGCTGCACGGGGCGGTGGCCGTGCTGGGCGGGCTGGTGGTGCTGAACGCCTGGGGGCTGGACGTCTGGGGCTGGCTGCAGACGGCCATCGGCCTGCGCATCGTGGCGTCGGGCCTGTCGCTCCTGCTGGTCGGCGCCATCGCGCTCGCCGTGTGGGAGGTGACGAACGGGCTGATCGAGCGCCATCTGGCGACGACGGACCGCAACGGGCGGGCGATCCAGCGCAGCGCGCGGGTGCGCACCCTGCTGCCGCTGCTGCGCAGCGCCCTGCTGGTGGTTCTGCTGACCCTGGTCACCCTGATCACCCTGTCGGAGCTGGGGCTGAACATCGGGCCGCTGCTGGCCGGCGCCGGCGTGGTCGGCCTTGCCGTCGGCTTCGGCGCGCAGACCCTGGTCAAGGACGTCATCACCGGCCTGTTCATCCTGTTCGAGGACACCATCTCGGTCGGCGACGTGGTGAATGTCGGCGGCAAGGGCGGCCTGGTGGAGGGGATGAACATCCGCACGATCCGCCTGCGCGACTTCGACGGGACGGTCCACACCATCCCCTTCAGCGCGGTCACCAGCGTGTCGAACATGACCAAGGACTTCAGCTACTACGTGTTCGACGTGGCCATCCCCTATCACGAGAACGCCGACCGCGTGGTCTCCGTGCTGCACGGCATCGGCGACGAGCTGCGCAAGGACCCGCGCTTCGCGCCGCTGATCCTGGAGCCGCTGGAGGTGCTGGGGGTCGATTCCTTCCAGGAGTCGGCCGCGGTCATCAAGGCGCGGATCAAGACGCTGCCCATCCAGCAATGGAACGTCGGGCGGGAGTTCAACGGCCGCATGAAGGCGCGCTTCATCGAGCTGGGAATCGACTTCCCGCTGCCGCAGCGCACGCTGCACATCGCCCGCGGCGCCGCGGAGGCGCTGGCCGGGATGGGCGGCGAGGCGAGGGCCGCCGGCACCGGGCGGATGCGCCATGCCGGGGCGGCGGAGTAG
- a CDS encoding acetyl-CoA C-acetyltransferase, with protein MTEVVIASAARTPIGSFNGALSTVPAHYLGEIAIREALSRAKTDAAEVTEVILGQILTAGQGQNPARQAAVNAGIPASATAFGINQLCGSGLRSVALGYQAIRNGDAEVMVVGGQESMSQAPHVMHLRNGVKMGAAEMLDTMLKDGLMDAFKGYHMGTTAENVAQKWQLTREEQDIFAAASQQKAEAAQKSGRFKDEIIPVTIKGRKGDIIVADDEYPKHGTTAESLAKLRPAFSKEGTVTAGNASGINDGAAALVLMTAENAAKRGLTPLARIVSWATAGVDPAIMGTGPIPASRLALEKAGWKHEDLDLIEANEAFAAQALAVNKDLGWDASKVNVNGGAIALGHPVGASGARVLTTLLYEMQKRDAKKGLATLCIGGGMGIALTVERG; from the coding sequence ATGACCGAGGTTGTGATCGCCAGCGCAGCGCGTACTCCCATCGGAAGCTTCAACGGGGCGCTCAGCACCGTGCCGGCTCATTACCTGGGTGAGATCGCCATCCGCGAGGCGCTGAGCCGCGCCAAGACCGACGCCGCGGAGGTGACCGAGGTCATCCTGGGCCAGATCCTGACCGCCGGTCAGGGCCAGAACCCGGCCCGCCAGGCCGCCGTCAACGCCGGCATCCCGGCCTCCGCCACCGCCTTCGGCATCAACCAGCTCTGCGGTTCGGGCCTGCGCTCGGTGGCGCTCGGCTATCAGGCGATCCGCAACGGCGACGCCGAGGTCATGGTCGTCGGCGGCCAGGAGAGCATGAGCCAGGCCCCGCACGTCATGCATCTGCGCAACGGCGTGAAGATGGGCGCCGCCGAGATGCTCGACACCATGCTGAAGGACGGCCTGATGGACGCCTTCAAGGGCTACCACATGGGCACGACGGCCGAGAACGTCGCCCAGAAGTGGCAGCTGACCCGCGAGGAGCAGGACATCTTCGCCGCCGCCTCGCAGCAGAAGGCCGAGGCCGCCCAGAAGTCCGGCCGCTTCAAGGACGAGATCATCCCGGTCACCATCAAGGGCCGCAAGGGCGACATCATCGTCGCCGACGACGAGTATCCGAAGCACGGCACCACCGCGGAATCGCTGGCCAAGCTGCGCCCGGCCTTCTCCAAGGAGGGCACGGTGACCGCGGGCAACGCGTCGGGCATCAACGACGGCGCCGCCGCGCTCGTCCTGATGACCGCCGAGAACGCGGCCAAGCGCGGCCTCACCCCGCTGGCCCGCATCGTCTCCTGGGCGACCGCCGGCGTCGATCCGGCGATCATGGGCACCGGCCCGATCCCGGCCTCCCGCCTCGCGCTGGAGAAGGCCGGCTGGAAGCACGAGGACCTGGACCTGATCGAGGCGAACGAGGCCTTCGCCGCGCAGGCCCTGGCCGTCAACAAGGACCTTGGCTGGGACGCCTCCAAGGTCAACGTCAACGGCGGCGCCATCGCGCTCGGCCACCCGGTCGGCGCTTCCGGCGCCCGCGTCCTGACCACCCTGCTCTATGAGATGCAGAAGCGCGACGCCAAGAAGGGCCTCGCCACCTTGTGCATCGGCGGCGGCATGGGCATCGCCCTCACCGTCGAGCGGGGCTGA
- a CDS encoding energy-coupling factor ABC transporter permease: MHIEPGVVDGAKIALSYATAAGGFAMAGKLAHNDVRNNGGVAPLVLRSLIATALVFSFFEVFPHHPVGVSEVHLILGSTLLLLFGAGAASIGLAAGLLIQGLFFAPFDLPQYGMNVTTLLVPLWGISLLAKRIVPDATPYVDLKYSQALALSTAYQGGIVAWVAFWAFYGHGFTAETMTEVASFGAAYMTVIIVEPLADLAVLAIAKALRRQSQGPLFNVRLHQGA; this comes from the coding sequence ATGCACATCGAACCCGGCGTCGTCGACGGCGCCAAGATCGCTCTCAGCTACGCGACGGCCGCCGGCGGCTTCGCGATGGCCGGAAAGCTGGCGCACAACGACGTCCGCAACAACGGCGGGGTCGCGCCGCTGGTGCTGCGCAGCCTGATCGCCACCGCGCTGGTCTTCAGCTTCTTCGAGGTGTTCCCCCACCACCCCGTGGGCGTGTCGGAGGTTCACCTGATCCTCGGCTCGACCCTGCTCCTGCTGTTCGGCGCCGGTGCGGCCTCCATCGGCCTCGCCGCCGGCCTGCTGATCCAGGGCCTGTTCTTCGCGCCGTTCGACCTGCCGCAGTACGGCATGAACGTCACCACGCTGCTGGTCCCGCTGTGGGGCATCAGCCTGCTGGCGAAGCGGATCGTCCCCGACGCCACCCCCTATGTCGACCTGAAGTACTCGCAGGCGCTGGCCCTCTCCACCGCCTACCAGGGCGGCATCGTCGCCTGGGTGGCCTTCTGGGCCTTCTACGGCCACGGCTTCACCGCCGAGACCATGACGGAAGTCGCCTCCTTCGGCGCCGCCTACATGACCGTCATCATCGTCGAGCCGCTGGCCGACCTCGCCGTGCTGGCCATCGCCAAGGCGCTGCGCCGCCAGAGCCAGGGGCCGCTGTTCAACGTCCGCCTGCACCAGGGCGCCTGA
- the phaR gene encoding polyhydroxyalkanoate synthesis repressor PhaR, protein MADKEDQKSATITIKKYANRRLYNTATSSYVTLDHLCQMVKDGLDFVVYDAKTGEDITRSVLTQIIVEEESKGQNLLPISFLRQLIGFYGDNMQWMVPRYLEYSMQSFSRNQEQMRDYFQNTLGGMFPFGRLEEVGKQNMAMFERAMRMFSPFGGAEDGQPGEQAIPPRPAAPGPSAAPSKGPAAVGHTYEELQKQIDDLQKQIASIAKPARPAKPEGK, encoded by the coding sequence ATGGCCGACAAGGAAGACCAGAAGTCCGCGACGATCACGATCAAGAAGTACGCCAACCGGCGGCTCTACAACACGGCGACCAGCAGCTATGTGACGCTCGACCATCTCTGTCAGATGGTCAAGGACGGCCTCGACTTTGTGGTCTATGACGCGAAGACCGGAGAGGACATTACCCGCTCCGTCCTGACGCAGATCATCGTGGAGGAGGAGAGCAAGGGCCAGAACCTGCTGCCGATCAGCTTCCTGCGCCAGCTTATCGGATTCTACGGCGACAACATGCAGTGGATGGTGCCGCGCTACCTCGAATATTCGATGCAGTCCTTCTCGCGCAACCAGGAGCAGATGCGCGACTATTTCCAGAACACGCTGGGCGGCATGTTCCCCTTCGGCCGGCTGGAGGAGGTCGGCAAGCAGAACATGGCGATGTTCGAACGGGCCATGCGCATGTTCTCGCCCTTCGGCGGCGCCGAGGACGGGCAGCCCGGCGAGCAGGCGATTCCGCCCCGCCCCGCTGCTCCCGGCCCGTCCGCCGCTCCGTCCAAGGGTCCGGCGGCGGTCGGCCACACCTACGAGGAACTGCAGAAGCAGATCGACGACCTGCAGAAGCAGATCGCCAGCATCGCCAAGCCGGCCCGTCCGGCGAAGCCCGAAGGGAAGTGA
- a CDS encoding superoxide dismutase, with product MSVRLDRRQLLLSAGAAALVLAVAPRFVLAQTPGGKGFTLPPLPYAPAALEPHIDATTMSVHHGKHHQAYVDNLNKALANHGDLQSMPLADLLKRVPELPESIRTAVRNNGGGHANHSMFWSIMGPNAGGAPDGEVGAAITRDFGGFDEFKTRFNTAGAGQFGSGWVFVTADPSSGKLAIAARPNQDSPAMEGVPVLMGNDVWEHAYYLKYQNRRADYLAAWWNVVDWGAVNRRYAAIRKGELVI from the coding sequence ATGTCCGTTCGCCTGGATCGCCGCCAACTTCTGCTGTCCGCCGGAGCCGCCGCGCTGGTGCTGGCGGTGGCGCCGCGCTTCGTCCTGGCCCAGACCCCCGGCGGCAAGGGCTTCACGCTGCCGCCGCTGCCCTACGCCCCCGCCGCGCTGGAGCCGCACATCGACGCGACGACCATGAGCGTGCACCACGGCAAGCACCATCAGGCGTACGTCGACAATCTCAACAAGGCGCTCGCCAACCACGGCGACCTCCAGTCGATGCCGCTGGCCGACCTGCTGAAGCGCGTGCCGGAACTGCCGGAGAGCATCCGCACGGCGGTGCGCAACAACGGCGGCGGGCACGCGAACCACAGCATGTTCTGGAGCATCATGGGGCCGAACGCCGGCGGCGCCCCGGACGGCGAGGTGGGGGCCGCCATCACCCGCGACTTCGGCGGCTTCGACGAGTTCAAGACGCGCTTCAACACGGCGGGAGCCGGGCAGTTCGGCAGCGGGTGGGTCTTCGTCACCGCCGACCCGTCGTCGGGCAAGCTGGCCATCGCCGCCCGTCCGAACCAGGATTCCCCGGCCATGGAGGGCGTGCCCGTGCTGATGGGCAACGACGTGTGGGAGCACGCCTATTACCTGAAGTACCAGAACCGGCGCGCCGACTATCTGGCGGCCTGGTGGAACGTCGTCGACTGGGGGGCGGTGAACCGCCGCTACGCGGCGATCCGCAAGGGCGAGCTGGTGATCTGA